A genomic segment from Mycobacteriales bacterium encodes:
- a CDS encoding MIP/aquaporin family protein, with protein sequence MPQVSRLGPVGELAAEFAGTMILILFGTGVVAQVVAGGIGDHDSISWAWGLGVTLGVYVAGRISGAHINPAVTIALAVFAGFSWRKVLPYIGAQTLGAFIAALLVRWNYTEVLAAADPGNTIKTQGVFSTLPGNGVLPVSEWGALRDQIIGTAILLFLILAITNVRATPPLANMAPLLIGLLVVAIGMAWGTDAGYAINPARDFGPRLASWLTGYETAWRDQYGNFYFWVPIVGPIIGGLIGAGLYQSLVGRFMPAEGSDAEPEAGRIPTDNETL encoded by the coding sequence ATGCCGCAAGTGTCGAGGCTCGGCCCGGTCGGCGAGTTGGCCGCCGAGTTCGCCGGCACGATGATCCTGATCCTGTTCGGGACCGGGGTCGTCGCCCAGGTGGTCGCCGGTGGTATCGGTGACCACGACAGCATCTCCTGGGCCTGGGGCCTGGGCGTGACCCTCGGGGTGTATGTAGCGGGACGGATCAGCGGTGCGCACATCAACCCGGCGGTGACGATCGCGCTGGCGGTCTTCGCGGGGTTCTCCTGGCGCAAGGTCCTGCCCTACATCGGGGCCCAGACCCTCGGGGCGTTCATCGCCGCGCTGCTCGTCCGCTGGAACTACACCGAGGTCCTGGCGGCGGCCGACCCCGGCAACACGATCAAGACCCAGGGCGTGTTCTCGACCCTGCCCGGCAACGGCGTGCTGCCGGTGAGCGAGTGGGGCGCGCTGCGCGACCAGATCATCGGCACCGCGATCCTGCTGTTCCTCATCCTGGCGATCACCAACGTGCGGGCCACCCCGCCGCTGGCCAACATGGCGCCGCTGCTCATCGGCCTGCTCGTGGTCGCCATCGGCATGGCCTGGGGCACGGACGCCGGCTACGCGATCAACCCGGCCCGCGACTTCGGCCCGCGGCTGGCGTCCTGGCTGACCGGCTACGAGACAGCGTGGCGGGATCAGTACGGCAACTTCTACTTCTGGGTGCCGATCGTCGGCCCGATCATCGGCGGCCTCATCGGCGCCGGTCTCTACCAGTCCCTGGTCGGGCGGTTCATGCCGGCCGAGGGCTCCGACGCCGAGCCGGAGGCCGGCCGGATTCCCACCGACAACGAGACGCTGTGA
- a CDS encoding GAF and ANTAR domain-containing protein yields the protein MTLPQPVDDAADRVNLRSARPADGSGIDGLQLTAQITAIDGVSLDGVAVRSLDAANPQDTAPRPLESRALAVQFAAVARAMASAPTVEATLQRMVEIARLIVPGCHHAGITVLRRGKPETPAATDEVSGEVDKVQYETGEGPCLSAIVERDTFRTGDLAEETRWPKFSRPAVERTGVRSVLAYRLFADGDTFGALNLYSRERDAFDDDAVGVGSILAAHAALAFARAREREQISGLEQAVASNRAIGMAIGILMAIRRVGQDEAFDLLRTVSQRTNRKLREIADDVVHTGQLPEPPAR from the coding sequence GTGACTCTGCCGCAGCCGGTCGACGACGCCGCCGACCGCGTCAACCTGCGGTCGGCCCGCCCGGCCGACGGCAGCGGGATCGACGGCCTGCAGCTGACCGCCCAGATCACCGCCATCGACGGCGTCAGCCTGGACGGGGTGGCGGTCCGCAGCCTCGATGCCGCCAACCCCCAGGACACCGCGCCCCGCCCGCTGGAGAGCCGCGCGCTGGCCGTCCAGTTCGCGGCCGTCGCCCGGGCCATGGCGTCCGCGCCGACCGTCGAGGCGACGCTGCAGCGGATGGTCGAGATCGCCAGGCTGATCGTGCCCGGCTGTCACCACGCCGGGATCACCGTGCTGCGCCGGGGCAAGCCCGAGACGCCGGCCGCCACCGACGAGGTCTCCGGCGAGGTCGACAAGGTCCAGTACGAGACCGGCGAGGGCCCCTGCCTGTCCGCGATCGTCGAGCGCGACACGTTCCGTACCGGTGACCTCGCCGAGGAGACCCGCTGGCCCAAGTTCTCCCGGCCGGCCGTGGAGCGGACCGGCGTGCGCAGCGTGCTGGCGTACCGGCTGTTCGCCGACGGGGACACCTTCGGCGCGCTCAACCTCTACTCGCGGGAGCGGGACGCCTTCGACGACGACGCCGTCGGGGTCGGCTCGATCCTGGCCGCGCACGCGGCGCTGGCCTTCGCCCGGGCCCGGGAGCGGGAGCAGATCTCCGGGCTGGAACAGGCCGTCGCGAGCAACCGGGCGATCGGCATGGCGATCGGCATCCTGATGGCGATCCGGCGGGTCGGGCAGGACGAGGCCTTCGATCTGCTCAGGACGGTCAGCCAGCGGACGAACCGCAAGCTGCGGGAGATCGCGGACGACGTCGTCCACACCGGACAGCTCCCGGAGCCCCCCGCCAGGTAG